One segment of Cololabis saira isolate AMF1-May2022 chromosome 9, fColSai1.1, whole genome shotgun sequence DNA contains the following:
- the LOC133451029 gene encoding E3 SUMO-protein ligase ZBED1-like — protein MSPNRNTTMSPSERDYGEKKRLKRSSVWDVFVKVDDEVHCTMCDTKLKYRSSTTSMMYHIRNKHTDPVPNDGVSLATNTEVTELICKMIEKDMLSISVVCGEGFRELLGHTVQNFKMPSVGDITRLIEGHFHEKVEELVLQLGKVEKVAVTADFWSASPLQRYITISCSFITEDWQGRSAVLQTHKLSSGGLSITEDVTEKLLSTVQGWGIAGKVTACVHNNTENVLPKQACAPVTWDYATCYATILQLAVADGLSGDLVRIIAAAGKLVHHFSHNLLASEALEQKQVQMCLPQHKLIKSNKARWDTICDMFERLLEQRWAIKAVLSDRTVTTRREAQALEIEDDCWQIIENFTPVLATLKWATTVISADTEVSISNIYPITFSLIQTHLVPKENDVEQVSEFKLKVQALLRNQMEVDSSELASKPALIASMLDPRHKHLSFLTPTGRLAAKVKLHELVSKLDALTATVSTKDEQQETPITPDINQVAMPSKVRSDTKNTMALLLGDNYSSSYATDSEAQVDYYLRDIAPSLDINPLDWWRLNGPRFPKLATLARHYLCVPGVSLPSLLSDSGQTFATMRTRLSPEHVNMMIFVNRNA, from the exons atgTCGCCCAACAGAAACACCACTATGAGCCCGTCCGAGCGAGACTACGGAGAGAAGAAACGCCTGAAGCGGAGCTCTGTTTGGGACGTATTCGTCAAAGTGGACGACGAGGTTCATTGCACCATGTGTGACACTAAACTGAAGTACAGGAGCAGCACTACCAGCATGATGTACCACATCAGAAATAAGCACACGGACCCGGTGCCTAATGATGGCGTCTCGCTGGCGACCAACACAGAGGTGACTGAACTCATCTGCAAAATGATTGAAAAGGACATGCTTTCCATCAGCGTGGTTTGTGGTGAAGGCTTTCGGGAGCTGCTGGGACACACTGTGCAGAATTTTAAAATGCCCTCTGTTGGTGACATCACACGCCTTATTGAAGGGCACTTCCATGAGAAGGTGGAGGAGCTTGTGCTCCAACTGGGAAAAGTGGAAAAGGTAGCTGTCACTGCTGATTTCTGGAGCGCCTCTCCTTTGCAGAGGTACATTACAATTTCCTGTTCATTCATAACAGAGGACTGGCAGGGGCGGTCAGCtgtgctgcagacacacaagcTGTCTTCAGGGGGACTCAGTATTACAGAGGATGTCACAGAGAAGCTTCTCAGCACTGTCCAGGGCTGGGGCATCGCAGGGAAAGTTACTGCATGTGTTCATAACAACACAGAGAACGTTTTGCCAAAGCAGGCATGTGCCCCTGTCACCTGGGATTATGCTACCTGCTACGCCACAATACTACAGCTCGCAGTCGCTGATGGGTTGAGTGGAGATCTTGTCCGCATTATCGCTGCTGCAGGAAAACTCGTCCACCACTTCAGTCACAACTTGCTGGCAAGTGAAGCCTTGGAGCAGAAGCAAGTGCAGATGTGTCTTCCACAGCACAAGCTCATCAAGTCAAACAAAGCTAGATGGGACACCATCTGCGACATGTTTGAGCGCTTACTTGAGCAGCGATGGGCAATTAAAGCTGTTCTCTCAGATCGCACGGTTACGACCAGACGGGAAGCCCAGGCTCTTGAAATTGAAGATGACTGCTGGCAAATAATTGAAAATTTCACACCCGTGCTAGCAACGCTAAAATGGGCGACGACAGTCATCTCGGCCGACACGGAGGTTTCCATTTCCAACATCTATCCAATAACATTCAGCCTCATTCAGACACATCTTGTACCGAAGGAGAATGATGTTGAACAAGTCTCAGAATTCAAGCTGAAAGTGCAAGCGTTGCTTAGAAATCAGATGGAG GTCGACTCCAGCGAATTAGCTTCCAAACCAGCTCTGATTGCCTCTATGTTGGATCCTCGTCACAAACATCTCAGCTTCCTCACGCCAACGGGAAGACTAGCTGCAAAAGTTAAACTACATGAATTAGTCTCAAAATTAGATGCACTTACTGCTACTGTAAGTACAAAAGATGAACAGCAGGAGACTCCCATCACACCTGACATTAACCAGGTGGCTATGCCCTCAAAAGTGAGAAGTGACACCAAAAACACCATGGCGTTGCTTCTAGGAGACAACTACAGTTCCTCCTATGCGACAGACTCCGAGGCTCAGGTGGATTACTACTTGAGAGACATTGCTCCCTCGCTGGACATAAACCCTTTGGACTGGTGGAGGCTAAATGGACCACGGTTTCCTAAACTGGCCACTCTGGCGAGACACTATTTGTGTGTGCCTGGTGTATCGCTGCCATCTTTATTGTCGGACTCGGGGCAAACCTTTGCAACAATGCGCACAAGATTGAGTCCAGAGCATGTAAATATGATGATTTTTGTGAACCGAAATGCTTAA